From Aedes albopictus strain Foshan chromosome 1, AalbF5, whole genome shotgun sequence, one genomic window encodes:
- the LOC134285099 gene encoding probable cyclin-dependent serine/threonine-protein kinase DDB_G0292550, with protein sequence YNNNNNNNNNNNNNNDNNNNNNNNNYNNYNNNNNNNNNNNNNNNNNNNNNNNNNNNNNNNNNNNNNNNNNNNNNNNNNNNNNNNNNNNNNNNNNNNNNNNNNNNNNNNNNNNNNNNNNNNNNNNNNNNNNNNNNNNNNNNNNNNNNNNKNNNKNNYNNNNNNNNNNNKNNNNNNNNNNNNNNNNNNNNNNNNNNKNNYNNNNNNNNNNNKNNNNNNNNNNNNNNNNNNNNNNNNNNNNNNNNNNNNNNNNNNNNNNNNNNNNNNNNNNNNNNNNNNNNNNNNNNNNNNNNNNNNNNNNNNNNNNNNNNNNNNNNNNNNNNNNNNNNNNNNNNNNNNNNNNNNNNNNNNNNNNNNNNNNNNNNNNNNNNNNNNNNNNNNNNNNNNNNNNNNNNNNNNNNNNNNNNNNNNNNNNNNNNNNNNNNNNNNNNNNNNNNNNNNNNNNNNNNNNNNNNNNNNNNNNNNNNNNNNNNNNNNNNNNNNNNNNNNNNNNNNNNNNNNNNNNNNNNNNNNNNNNNNNNNNNNNNNNNNNDNNNNNNNNNNNNNNNNNNNNNNNNNNNNNNNNNNNNNNNNNNNNNNNNYNNNNNNNNNNNNNNNNNNNNNNNNNNNNNNNNNNYNNNYNNNNNNNNNNNNNNNNNNNNNNNNNNNNNNNNNNNNNNNNNNNNNNNNNNNNNNNNNNNNNNKNNNNNNNNNNNNNNNNNNNNNNNNNNNNNNNNNNNNNNNNNNNNNNNNNNNNNNNNNNNNNNNNNNNNNNNNNNNNNNNNNNNNNNNNNNNNNNNNNNYNNNNNNNNNNNNNNNNNNYNNNNNN encoded by the coding sequence tataataataataataataataataataataataataataataatgataataataataataataataataataattataataattataataataataataataataataataataataataataataataataataataataataataataataataataataataataataataataataataataataataataataataataataataataataataataataataataataataataataataataataataataataataataataataataataataataataataataataataataataataataataataataataataataataataataataataataataataataataataataataataataataataataataataataataataataataataataataataataataataataataataataataataaaaataataataaaaataattataataataataataataataataataataataataaaaataataataataataataataataataataataataataataataataataataataataataataataataataataaaaataattataataataataataataataataataataataataaaaataataataataataataataataataataataataataataataataataataataataataataataataataataataataataataataataataataataataataataataataataataataataataataataataataataataataataataataataataataataataataataataataataataataataataataataataataataataataataataataataataataataataataataataataataataataataataataataataataataataataataataataataataataataataataataataataataataataataataataataataataataataataataataataataataataataataataataataataataataataataataataataataataataataataataataataataataataataataataataataataataataataataataataataataataataataataataataataataataataataataataataataataataataataataataataataataataataataataataataataataataataataataataataataataataataataataataataataataataataataataataataataataataataataataataataataataataataataataataataataataataataataataataataataataataataataataataataataataataataataataataataataataataataataataataataataataataataataataataataataataataataataataataataataataataataataataataataataataataataataataataataataataataataataataataataataataataataataataataataatgataataataataataataataataataataataataataataataataataataataataataataataataataataataataataataataataataataataataataataataataataataataataataataataataattataataataataataataataataataataataataataataataataataataataataataataataataataataataataataataataataataataattataataataattataataataataataataataataataataataataataataataataataataataataataataataataataataataataataataataataataataataataataataataataataataataataataataataataataataataataataataataataataataataataataataataaaaataataataataataataataataataataataataataataataataataataataataataataataataataataataataataataataataataataataataataataataataataataataataataataataataataataataataataataataataataataataataataataataataataataataataataataataataataataataataataataataataataataataataataataataataataataacaataataataataataataattataataataataataataataataataataataataataataataataataataattataataataataataataat
- the LOC134284990 gene encoding uncharacterized protein LOC134284990, whose protein sequence is MFYESDQTSVDFDSPVRRPPDPSKHRTPRGPVPDCPSDSGSASPSASPSRYRASRRPVPGSPSDSGSPSPSVSPSRYRSSRSVPDHPLDSGTPSVQGPVSPSRDRSSHRPVAEYPPSTRRRLVRRTSSIRKPGSNKRGLSRNCGSTVHYNGAKAPKKMVRISMKKRMRKLEAALKTQRKISVALATKLNSSKSAKKVGRCSNVSNSDEFIDIMHSTANEIANSRDQGESSLYSCMNNMSIASLNVPECKSSDGEDDIDKKTFQKWKDLLETSMQLVGISDELTKMRIFRIKAGSKLLDILDSTTSTPENPNAESHPYSNAIARLTNSFGSRDHCLMQRQKLRSISQNAGETDLKFVKRVVAAAKLCDFGDEQLLENVAFVIQSHADNFKVREASRKVLRKGGSLAALLEKVQAFEMEKFNEEIYFKNRKKSVDSEIAAVSYEHSTENGSQIIKSDSSRNGYFISFFFIFTKH, encoded by the exons atgttttacgaAAGCGACCAGACTTCGGTGGACTTTGATTCACCCGTTAGACGTCCCCCTGATCCATCTAAGCACCGTACTCCTCGAGGACCCGTCCCCGATTGTCCGTCCGATTCCGGCAGCGCAAGCCCTTCTGCCAGCCCGTCAAGATATCGTGCATCCCGTCGTCCCGTTCCCGGCAGCCCGTCCGATTCTGGCAGCCCAAGCCCTTCCGTCAGCCCGTCCAGGTATCGTTCTTCCCGCTCCGTTCCTGATCACCCACTCGATTCTGGCACTCCATCCGTCCAAGGCCCTGTCAGTCCATCAAGAGATCGCTCCTCCCATCGTCCCGTTGCTGAATACCCTCCCTCAACGCGTCGCCGATTGGTTCGGCGTACTTCATCGATTCGGAAGCCCGGATCGAATAAGCGCGGTTTGTCCCGAAACTGCGGCTCCACGGTTCACTACAATGGCGCAAAAGCTCCCAAAAA aatggtGAGGATATCAATGAAAAAGCGCATGAGAAAGTTAGAAGCCGCATTAAAGACACAACGAAAGATTAGTGTAGCTCTCGCGACCAAACTTAACAGTTCAAAATCGGCAAAGAAGGTTGGACGTTGTTCAAACGTGTCCAATTCAGACGAATTCATTGATATAATGCATTCTACTGCGAATGAAATTGCAAATTCGAGAGACCAAGGAGAATCCTCTTTATATAGTTGCATGAACAACATGTCGATTGCCTCGCTGAACGTTCCCGAGTGCAAATCTTCCGACGGTGAGGATGATATCGACAAGAAGACATTCCAAAAATGGAAAGATTTGCTAGAAACTTCCATGCAACTTGTGGGGATATCGGACGAACTCACCAAAATGAGAATTTTCAGAATCAAAGCTGGCTCAAAGCTTCTCGATATACTTGATAGCACAACATCTACTCCAGAAAATCCGAATGCAGAAAGTCATCCATATTCTAATGCAATAGCCAGGCTAACCAATTCGTTTGGGTCACGTGATCATTGTTTGATGCAGCGTCAAAAACTACGATCAATCTCTCAGAATGCGGGTGAAACGGATTTGAAATTCGTTAAACGCGTAGTGGCTGCCGCCAAATTATGCGATTTTGGAGACGAACAGTTACTGGAAAACGTTGCTTTCGTAATTCAATCTCACGCAGATAATTTCAAAGTGCGTGAGGCAAGTCGAAAAGTTTTGAGAAAAGGAGGATCATTAGCCGCTCTTCTGGAAAAGGTACAGGCATTTGAGATGGAGAAATTCAATGAAGAAATATACTTCAAGAATCGTAAGAAATCGGTTGATTCGGAGATCGCAGCAGTTTCGTATGAGCACTCTACCGAAAATGGCTCTCAGATCATAAAATCTGATAGCAGCCGCAATGggtattttatttcatttttctttatttttacgAAACATTGA